Proteins encoded in a region of the Deltaproteobacteria bacterium genome:
- the zwf gene encoding glucose-6-phosphate dehydrogenase: MSGNAGRRVQDEGLENLLEGHASTETVPTGGSALDAPSDPCIIVILGATGDLTARKLIPSLLKLERKGGMPERFRIVGCGRTVMNDEKFRAMLKKSAMKGGNDLEGWEDFASKVHYVPLNMDSLESYRNLAGFLIELDRDSQTGGNRIFYLALPMFLYQDVARLLGESGLSAENTETNGWSRIVVEKPYGRDRKSAAELDRTIHSSFAEEQVYRIDHYLAKETVQNILMFRFANTIFEPLWNRNYIDHVDIIAGETLGVEKRAGYYESSGVLRDMFQNHMMQILALTAMEPPSTFSTGPFHDEKVKVFRSLRPFHLDDVYGNLVLGQYGPGKVEKKPVAGYLEEEGVAPGSLTPTFAMMRIFIDNWRWQGVPFYVTSGKRLGAKLTEIMIRFKDVPITMFREILGNPVSANVLTLGIQPQERISLSFQTKIPGDRILLRPVTMNFDFLQGYSGPVLAAYEKALLDCMQGEKMLFLREDEIDLTWTYIDPVLHECETCTDRADHLKVYEAGTWGPPEAVALKRLMHDS, translated from the coding sequence ATGAGCGGAAACGCGGGGCGCAGGGTACAGGATGAAGGGCTTGAAAACCTCCTCGAGGGGCACGCGTCAACCGAAACCGTGCCCACCGGCGGCAGCGCCCTCGACGCTCCTTCCGATCCGTGCATCATCGTCATCCTCGGCGCAACGGGCGACCTGACCGCCAGAAAGCTCATCCCCTCTCTCCTCAAGCTTGAACGGAAGGGGGGGATGCCCGAAAGGTTCAGGATCGTGGGCTGCGGAAGAACGGTGATGAATGACGAAAAGTTCCGAGCCATGCTCAAAAAATCGGCCATGAAGGGGGGGAACGACCTCGAGGGCTGGGAGGATTTCGCCTCGAAAGTTCACTACGTACCGCTGAATATGGACTCGTTGGAATCCTACCGGAACCTGGCCGGTTTTCTCATCGAACTTGACCGCGACAGCCAAACGGGAGGCAACAGGATCTTCTACCTGGCGCTTCCCATGTTCCTGTACCAGGACGTCGCCAGGCTGCTCGGCGAGTCCGGCCTGTCGGCGGAAAATACGGAGACAAATGGGTGGTCCCGGATCGTCGTGGAAAAACCGTACGGCAGAGACCGGAAGTCGGCGGCGGAACTCGATCGCACCATCCACTCCAGCTTTGCCGAGGAGCAGGTCTATCGCATCGATCACTATCTGGCCAAGGAAACCGTCCAGAATATTCTCATGTTCCGTTTCGCCAACACGATTTTCGAGCCGCTCTGGAACAGGAACTACATTGACCACGTGGACATCATAGCCGGAGAGACCCTCGGTGTGGAAAAAAGGGCGGGCTACTACGAGAGCTCCGGGGTCCTCAGGGACATGTTCCAGAACCACATGATGCAGATCCTGGCCCTCACGGCCATGGAACCGCCCTCCACATTTTCAACCGGACCGTTTCACGATGAGAAGGTCAAGGTCTTCCGCTCACTGAGACCGTTCCACCTGGACGACGTCTACGGCAACCTCGTCCTGGGACAGTACGGGCCGGGCAAGGTGGAGAAGAAACCGGTAGCCGGCTATCTAGAGGAGGAGGGAGTGGCGCCCGGTTCCCTTACTCCGACGTTCGCCATGATGAGGATATTCATTGACAACTGGCGCTGGCAGGGGGTTCCATTCTACGTCACTTCGGGCAAAAGGCTGGGAGCCAAGCTGACGGAAATCATGATCCGGTTCAAGGATGTCCCCATCACCATGTTCCGTGAAATTCTCGGAAACCCTGTATCGGCAAACGTTTTGACCCTTGGAATCCAGCCCCAGGAGAGGATATCCCTCTCCTTCCAGACGAAAATCCCCGGGGACAGGATTCTCTTACGTCCCGTTACAATGAATTTCGACTTCCTTCAGGGATACTCGGGACCGGTTCTGGCGGCCTACGAAAAAGCCCTTCTGGACTGCATGCAGGGGGAGAAGATGCTTTTCCTGAGGGAGGACGAGATCGACCTGACCTGGACCTATATCGACCCGGTCCTCCACGAGTGCGAGACCTGCACGGACCGGGCGGATCACCTGAAGGTTTACGAAGCGGGAACATGGGGGCCCCCGGAGGCGGTGGCGCTAAAAAGGCTTATGCATGACAGTTGA
- the gnd gene encoding decarboxylating 6-phosphogluconate dehydrogenase, translated as MQIAMIGLGRMGMNMARRLMGGGHTIVAYNRSIKNTKEIEGEGAEGAYSLEEVVEKLKPPRTVWIMIPAGKPVDDTITTLKGLLSKGDIIIDGGNSYYKDDIRRAEDLKAAGISYLDAGVSGGIWGIKIGYCLMVGGHEKSYQRLEPIFKTLAPEEGYLYCGKTGAGHFVKMVHNGIEYAMLQAYGEGFDILEGSQYGPSLDYSELSHLWNQGSVIRSWLLELAEYAFSDDSRLETIKGYVEDSGEGRWTIQQAVETGVPAPAITLSLFQRFRSREEDSFSDKVIAALRKEFGGHRVVSSRKKGEKR; from the coding sequence ATGCAGATAGCTATGATTGGTCTCGGGAGGATGGGCATGAACATGGCCCGGCGTCTTATGGGGGGCGGGCACACCATCGTCGCCTACAACAGGTCCATCAAGAACACAAAGGAGATCGAGGGGGAAGGCGCTGAGGGGGCCTATTCCCTCGAGGAGGTGGTGGAGAAGCTCAAACCGCCGAGGACCGTCTGGATAATGATCCCCGCCGGCAAGCCGGTTGACGACACCATCACAACGCTGAAAGGCCTGCTTTCTAAGGGGGACATTATTATCGACGGCGGCAATAGTTACTACAAGGATGACATCCGCCGCGCCGAGGACCTGAAGGCCGCCGGGATTTCATACCTGGACGCGGGCGTGTCGGGAGGGATCTGGGGCATCAAGATCGGCTACTGTCTCATGGTCGGCGGTCACGAGAAAAGCTACCAACGGCTGGAGCCGATATTCAAAACCCTCGCCCCGGAGGAGGGCTACCTGTACTGCGGCAAAACGGGGGCCGGGCATTTCGTCAAGATGGTCCACAACGGCATTGAATATGCCATGCTGCAGGCCTATGGTGAGGGTTTCGACATCCTTGAAGGGTCGCAATATGGGCCATCCCTCGACTATTCGGAGCTTTCCCACCTGTGGAACCAGGGAAGCGTTATCAGGTCGTGGCTCCTGGAACTGGCCGAGTACGCCTTTTCCGACGACTCGAGGTTAGAAACGATAAAGGGGTACGTTGAGGACTCGGGTGAGGGGCGGTGGACAATCCAGCAGGCCGTGGAAACAGGCGTACCCGCGCCGGCGATTACGCTTTCTCTTTTCCAGCGATTCCGCTCAAGAGAGGAAGACTCCTTCTCCGACAAGGTCATCGCAGCCCTGCGCAAGGAGTTCGGAGGACACAGGGTGGTCTCGTCGCGCAAGAAGGGAGAAAAGAGATGA